The sequence ACGTATTCATTTTTATGAATAGAGGCATTCAGGCCTTTTAACACCTCAATCTTCACCTTTCCGAGATCGTATGTTTTTCTGATATTTTTTAACGAGATAATCTCTTCCATGCTTGTTACTTTTTACGCAGCACTTTCGGCACTTTAAAATAATCACTGTCGGCCAAAGGGGCATTTTCCAGCGCTTCCTGTTTTGTAATTTCCATTTTCGGCTCGTCGGCACGCATCACATTCGTATCCGGATTCACATATACCAGCGGTTCTATTCCTGTAACATCCAACTCATCCAGTTTGCCGACAAAATTGAGCATATCGGTCAGGTTTTGTTCGATTGCCTTTTCTTCAGCAGCATCAAATTCGAGTTTAGAGAGATTGGCCAGTTTTTCAACCAATACTTTATCCACTTTCATAGGGGTAAAGTTAGTATATATTTTTAAGCCCATACCTGCCTTCACACAGTTTAACGAATTTATCGAATAAGTATGCCCTGAAAGCACGTTTTTGTGCGGTAATCAGCAATCTTTTTTCTATTTTCGCCGCATGGAAATTGTTGTTAGCGGAACTCGCCCTACGGGTATCCTGCATCTTGGAAATTATTACGGTGCCGTGCGCAATTATGTGCGACTGGGCGATGATAAAAATGTAAAGGGATATTTTTTTATTGCTGATTATCATTCTCTTACTACACATAATAATCCGGCTGAATTGAAAGTACTGGTGAAACAAACCATTGCTACTTACCTGGCATGTGGTCTTGACCCTGAAAAAGTTGTGATTTATGTGCAGAGTGATTTACCGCAAATTCCTGAGTTGTATTTATTGCTGAATATGCTGGCATATAAAGGTGAATTGGAAAAAGTTGCCACGTTTAAAGACAAAATTAAAATTCACAAAGAAAACATTAATGCAGGCTTGCTTACTTATCCGGTTTTAATGGCTGCAGATATTATGATTCACCGTGCACAAAAAGTGCCTGTGGGAAAAGACCAGGAACAACATCTTGAAATGACACGCAATTTTTCAAAACGATTTAATTCGAGATATGAAACCGAATTTTTCCCTGAACCGATTGCCTATAATTTCGGTGAAGATTTAGTGAAAGTTCCCGGCTTAGATGGATCAACCAAAATGAGTAAAACAGGTGGTGAAGTGAATGCGATTTTTTTGAATGAAGAACCGGAATCTATCCGCAAAAAAATAATGCGCGCAAAATCTGACGGCGGACCAACAACCATGAATCAGGAAAAACCACAGGAAATAAAAAATTTGTTTGAGTTGATGAATATTGTGAGCACCCCTGATACCGTTCAGTTTTTTGATAATGCTTACAATAATTGCAATATTCGTTATGGCGATATGAAGAAACAATTGGCCGAAGATATGATTCAATACCTCACACCTATCAGAACGCGCATCAATGAATTGATTCAGGATGAAGCTTATTTAAGTAAAGTAGTGAGCAAAGGTGGCGAAGAAGCAAGAGAAAGTGCTCAAAAAACAATAGATGAAGTACGAAAAATAATGGGAATTCGTTACTTTTAATCCTCCTTTACAATTAGTTTTCCCAAATTTGCACACTTGAATACCTAACAACTACGAATACAATGGCAAAAACTACCAAACAGGCTACTAAAACAAAAGAAGTAAAACCGGCAGCTAACGATAAAAAGAAAAAACCGGAAGTTACCGTTAAGTCAACTCCTAACACAAAATCTGAAAAAAGTGCAAAGCCTGTTGATGAAGAAAAAAATAACGATGTTGAACGTCGTGTAATTAAACATATTGCTGTGGCCGGAAATATCGGTGCAGGCAAAACTACACTTACAGGATTATTGGCAAAACATTTTAACTGGGAAACACATTTTGAAGATGTGGAAAACAACCCGTACTTATACGATTTTTATC comes from Bacteroidota bacterium and encodes:
- the gatC gene encoding Asp-tRNA(Asn)/Glu-tRNA(Gln) amidotransferase subunit GatC, with amino-acid sequence MKVDKVLVEKLANLSKLEFDAAEEKAIEQNLTDMLNFVGKLDELDVTGIEPLVYVNPDTNVMRADEPKMEITKQEALENAPLADSDYFKVPKVLRKK
- the trpS gene encoding tryptophan--tRNA ligase, producing the protein MEIVVSGTRPTGILHLGNYYGAVRNYVRLGDDKNVKGYFFIADYHSLTTHNNPAELKVLVKQTIATYLACGLDPEKVVIYVQSDLPQIPELYLLLNMLAYKGELEKVATFKDKIKIHKENINAGLLTYPVLMAADIMIHRAQKVPVGKDQEQHLEMTRNFSKRFNSRYETEFFPEPIAYNFGEDLVKVPGLDGSTKMSKTGGEVNAIFLNEEPESIRKKIMRAKSDGGPTTMNQEKPQEIKNLFELMNIVSTPDTVQFFDNAYNNCNIRYGDMKKQLAEDMIQYLTPIRTRINELIQDEAYLSKVVSKGGEEARESAQKTIDEVRKIMGIRYF